A genomic stretch from Thermoflexus sp. includes:
- a CDS encoding CaiB/BaiF CoA-transferase family protein — MILSGIRILDLTRLLPGPFATQWLVAMGAEVIRVEPPNGGDWLREMPPFVEGMGAWFTAANRGKKSVAIDLKQPEGRELFLRLVRSADGVVEGFRPGVMARLGLAPELLLRQQPRLIYASLTGYGAGSRWRERAGHDLNYLALAGFLGLNGPREGPPMPPAVPVADFGGAMALVIAVLAGLFYRERTGRGVVLDASIFEVVVTWMQPFWRAHRAGLPAAREGMPLNGALPCYRVYVTADGGAMALAALEPAFWRSFCEAVGHPEWIPRAFDPALIPEVAALFRSRARREWEALRETLDACLEPVLEPAEAIQLLRDLAPAFQDEHPCLPFTLDGKRLAAMGPPPRLGEHTVEILRGIGVEAADLEDLARRGIIRAEGVDGA; from the coding sequence ATGATCCTGTCGGGGATCCGCATTCTGGATCTCACCCGATTGCTGCCGGGACCTTTCGCCACGCAGTGGCTGGTGGCGATGGGCGCGGAGGTCATCCGCGTGGAGCCGCCGAACGGGGGTGACTGGCTTCGCGAGATGCCCCCCTTTGTAGAGGGGATGGGCGCATGGTTTACCGCGGCGAATCGGGGCAAGAAGAGCGTGGCCATCGACCTCAAACAGCCTGAGGGGCGGGAGCTCTTCCTCCGCCTGGTTCGATCGGCCGATGGGGTGGTGGAGGGCTTTCGGCCGGGCGTGATGGCCCGGCTGGGCCTGGCCCCTGAGCTCCTCCTCCGCCAGCAACCCCGTCTGATTTATGCCTCCCTCACCGGCTATGGGGCCGGCAGCCGCTGGCGGGAACGGGCCGGGCATGATCTGAACTACCTTGCCCTGGCCGGCTTTCTGGGGCTCAACGGGCCGCGGGAGGGACCTCCGATGCCGCCGGCTGTGCCGGTCGCCGATTTCGGCGGGGCGATGGCGTTGGTGATCGCGGTGCTGGCCGGCCTCTTCTATCGCGAGCGGACCGGCCGGGGGGTCGTCCTGGACGCGTCGATCTTTGAGGTCGTGGTGACCTGGATGCAACCCTTCTGGCGGGCCCATCGGGCAGGGCTCCCGGCAGCCCGGGAGGGGATGCCCCTCAACGGGGCTCTTCCATGTTACCGGGTGTATGTCACGGCGGATGGGGGGGCGATGGCGCTGGCGGCCCTGGAGCCGGCCTTTTGGCGTTCTTTCTGCGAAGCGGTGGGACATCCGGAGTGGATCCCCCGCGCCTTCGATCCGGCGCTCATCCCGGAGGTGGCCGCGCTGTTTCGGAGCCGGGCCCGGAGGGAATGGGAAGCCCTCCGGGAGACCCTCGATGCCTGCCTGGAACCGGTGCTGGAGCCGGCGGAAGCCATCCAGTTGCTGAGGGATCTTGCCCCTGCATTCCAGGATGAGCACCCATGCCTGCCGTTCACCCTGGATGGGAAACGGCTTGCGGCGATGGGCCCTCCTCCTCGTCTGGGGGAACACACGGTGGAGATCCTGAGGGGCATAGGAGTGGAAGCCGCTGACCTGGAGGACCTGGCGCGCCGGGGCATCATCCGGGCGGAGGGCGTGGATGGAGCCTGA